ATAGCGGTTTGATCAAGATTATCCTTGAACGACGGCATGCCTCGCCCTGTGCCGTTCATGACACGTCCGATAAAATACTCATCGTCCCACTCCGAAAGCTCTCTCAGGTCGGGCGTCAGACCCCCGGACATGGCTTCAATGCCATGACAAACCGCGCAGTTGCCTGCGTAACCACTTTTGCCCACCTTGACGGCCTCAGCATGCTTGTCACCGTGTTCATTACCTTCGCGAAACGGGTTTTCCGTCAGGGCTTCCTTCCCCAGATCGGGCAGGCTTCCGGTATCCACTTCCTGGGGCGTGACATCCCCGTGAGACATGGCGAAACCTGCTGTCGCCAGTAAACCGGCGGCAACCATGGCCTTTAGTGAAAAAGAAACTGACATGTTGTTATACCTCTGTTTTGAATCCCCGTGCGCTGGCTGTTTGTTGTGAATGCAATGCCAGCTACCTCATCCAAGTCTAGGAACACGCCATAGTGATCAGAATGCCACTTTGGCGTCTTCGTTCTAGTTCCTTGGTAGTAGGTTGAGGAGGGATTACCGCAGGTGGGGCCCCAAGAATAGTTCTTTAGTACCGCCAGTTTCCTACTTTCTGAATATTTCGACGGCTACCTCCCTTCTCTAAGCTGGTTGCAAGAACAAAAAATGCACACAGAGAAGGCCGCAACCATGATTTCAAAAGGCAGGCTATTGGTTACGTCAGTGCTCTGTAGCTGGCTACTGGCTCCGGCTGCAGCGATAGCTATTGAGGTCAGAATTGGCTACATCCAATGGGTGCCTGACCAGGGCCCGGTCCTTTCCAATGTCACTCCGGAACCGGAAGACGCCGGCCTGCGCGGGGCCGAGCTGGGGATTGCCGACAATAATGCCACCGGCAAGTTTCTGGACCAGAGGTATGCTGTTGAGTCCGTCATCGCCAGCGATGAAGAGGGAGCCCTGGCCGCCCTTGATGGCATGCTGAAGAACGGCATTGATCTGCTGGTGGCCCGCGTTCCCGCAGACACACTGCAGGCAATGGCCAGAAAGGCTGACGGTAAAGCGTTACTGTTCAACGCCGGTGCCTCGGACGATAGCCTGCGGATCAGTGAATGCCAGCCCAACCTCCTGCATACCATTCCCTCCTACGCCATGCTGACCGATGCCCTTGCCCAGTGGCTGAACATGCGGCGCTGGAAAGAAGTGTTCCTGATTACCGGCCCAACCGAACAAGACAAAGCCTGGGCAGATGCCTTCCGCCGCGCCAGCAAACGGTTCGGCCTGGACATCATTGCTGACAAACCCTGGACCTTCGATTCGGACCTGCGCCGCACCGCTTCCAAAGAATTGCCCACCTTCACCCAGGCGAGTGATTACGATGCCGTGGTAGTCGCAGACGTGCGTGGTGATTTCGGGGAATACGTGCCGTTCAACACCTGGCTCCCGCGACCGGTGGTTGGCACCCAGGGCATGGGGCCGGAAGCCTGGCACCGTGTGGTTGAGGCATGGGGTGCGGCACAGCTGCAGAACCGCTTCCGGGAACTGGCCGGGCGCGAAATGAACAGCGAAGACTATGCCGCCTGGGCCGCCATACGCTCCATCGGCACCACCGTTACCGGGCTCGGTAAGGCAGGCCACTCGAACATTCGCGAGTATCTGTTTTCCGATGATTTCCAGCTCGCCGCCTTCAAAGGCCGCAAGCTGACTTATCGCCCCTGGAACGGGCAACTCCGCCAGCCAATCCCCCTGGTTCATCCGCAAGGGCTGGTTGCGACGCCACCACTTGAAGGCTTCCTGCATCCCGACTCCGAACTGGACACCCTGGGCTACGACAAGCCGGAGAGTGACTGCAGGATCCATTGACTTCACTGAAGAACAACAAGGAACACCGACCATGAAAAATGCTTTCAAGATCGCAGCCCTGGCAGCCGCCATTGGCCTCTCCGGTCCGGCGCTGGCGAGCCTGGCGTACATATCGAACGAGAAGGACAACACCCTCTCCGTCATTGATACGGAAACCAATGAAGTGGTGGACACCATTGAGGTAGGTGCCCGGCCGAGGGGTATCCTGCTGTCCAAGGACTACACCAAGCTCTATATCTGCGCCAGTGACGACGACACCGTCCAGGTACTGGACCTGGCCACCCGCAAGATCGTCGACACCCTGCCCTCCGGCGAGGACCCTGAGCAGTTTGCCCTGCACCCCAACAACCGCCACCTGTACATCGCCAATGAAGACGATGCCATCGTCACGGTGGTGGATGTGGAAACCAAGGACGTTCTGGCCCAGATCGATGTTGGCGTGGAACCGGAAGGCATGGCGGTCAGCCCGGACGGCAAGTGGGCGGTGAATACCAGTGAAACCTCCAGCATGCTGCACTGGATCAACACCGAAACCTTCGAAATCGATAAGAACACCGTGGTGGGCCAGCGCCCGCGTCACGTCGAGTTCACCAAAGACAGCAAGATTGCCTGGGCCTCGGCAGAGATCGGCGGCACCGTGCACATCTTCAACGTGGACAACATAGAGGAAATCAAGCAAATCGATTTCCAGATCAAGGGTGTGCCCCAGGATCGGGTTCAGCCGGTGGGCATCGAGCTCACCTCGGATGGCAAGTACGCCTTCGTGGCGCTCGGCCCCTCCAACCACGTAGCTGTGGTGGATGCCCAGACCTATGAAGTGCTGGATTACCTGCTGGTAGGCGCCCGTGTCTGGCAGCTGGACCTGGACAAGGACGAGAAGTTTCTCTACACCACCAACGGCGTTTCCAGCGACGTGTCGGTCATCGATGTGGAAGAGCTGAAGGTGATCAAGTCCATCAAGGTGGGCCGCTTCCCATGGGGCGTGGTCATCGATCCCACTTCATGACCATTGAAGCCCGTAACCTCAGCTTTCGCTACGGCGACAAACCGGTGCTCAAGGAGGTCAGCTTTAAGCTGACCTCTGGCGGTTTTCATGCCCTGCTGGGGCCCAACGGCGCCGGCAAGTCTACGCTGTTCGGCCTGCTGACCCGGCTTCTTGCGCTGCAACAGGGCGATATTCTGATGGCCGGGCAATCCCTGAAAAATCAACCGGCCGAGGCCATGCGCAAAATTGGCGTGGTATTCCAGCAGAATGCCCTGGATCTGGATCTGACCGTGCGTCAGAACCTGCTCTATCACGCCGCGCTTCATGGTCTCTCTCGCAAAGAGGCTCGCCTCCGGGGCGATCGCGAGCTGACCCGTTTCCAACTGCTTGAACGGGCGAATGAACCGGTGCGAAAACTCAACGGCGGCCACCGCCGGCGGGTGGAGATCGCCCGTGCCCTGCTCCATGAACCTTCGGTGTTGTTGCTGGATGAACCCACGGTGGGACTGGATGTTGCCAGCCGCCGGGGGCTGAACGATCACGTACGCGTGCTCTGTGACTCCGATGGCCTGACCGTGCTATGGGCCACGCACCTGATCGAGGAGGTTCGCCCGGAAGACCGGGTGCTGATCCTCCATGAAGGCAAACTGCTGGCCGACGGCGCGGGGCATGACATCTGCGAAGCCGAAGGCACCCGCGACCTGGCGGAAACCTTCCACACCCTCACAGGAGCCGGTTGATATGAAAGCTGCGCATTACTGGCACTGTTTCGCTGGCATCCAGACCCGGGAATGGCTGCGTTTCTGGCAGCAGCGAACCCGTTTTGCCAGCGCCCTGGTGCGGCCGCTGTTGTGGCTGGTGGTGTTCGCCGCCGGTTTCCGGGCGGTGCTGGGCATTTCCATCATTCCGCCCTACCAGACCTACATCACCTACGAGACCTACATCGCCCCCGGGCTGTGCGGCATGATCATTCTGTTCAACAGCATGCAAGGGGCGCTTTCGATGGTGTATGACCGGGAACTGGGCAGTATGCGGGTGCTATTAATGAGTCCGCTGCCGCGACCGTTCCTGCTGGTAACCAAGCTGCTGGCCATGGGCGTGGTGTCGGTGGGACAGGTGTATGTATTCCTGCTGCTGGCCTTGCTGGTGGATGTGGAGCCGCCGCTGTGGGGCTACCTGGCGGTTTTGCCTGCCCTTATCCTGACCAGCCTGATGCTCGGCGCCCTTGGGCTGCTGATAGCAACCTGGATCAAGCAACTGGAGAACTTCGCCGGAGTGATGAACTTTGTCATTTTCCCCATGTTCTTCATGTCATCCGCCCTGTATCCCCTGTGGCGAATGAACGAAGCCAGCCCCTGGCTCTACTGGATCTGCCAGTTCAATCCCTTCACCCACGCGGTAGAGGCCATCCGGTTTTCTCTCTATCTGGAATGGAACCCGATGGCCTTCGGGATAACCGCAAGTGTGACCGTTGTTTTTGCATTGCTCGCGACGACCGGATTCCGCCCTCAGCGCACCAAGATCCTTGGTACCTCCAAGCCTGCTTGATTGGGTGGTAGTGGGTTGTGGGGGAGAGGCTTCCAAAACACGCCTCAAGACGTCCTGTTCGGCTTGGGCTCCGTGCCAGCCTGTTCTCCGTAGGTCGGATTAGCGAAGCGTAATCCGACACCCCCTCAGGAATCCGCAAGATCCAGCCGACGAAGCTTCCCCAACAACCCATCGATAAGTCCAGGCTCACCAACCCTGTCATCCCACTGCAACCGAGCCGGCTTCCCATCCAGATACCACAACCGATTGGCCAATATCTCCGCATCCCCCCCATCATGGGTCACGCAAATCATCGCCATCCCCGGATTGCCATCCAGAATCCCCGCAATCAGCGTCTTCAGCTCACCCGCCATCACCGGATCCAGTGACGCAAAAGGCTCGTCCAGCAACAGCAGGTCAGGTTTCACCGCCAGGCAACGGGCCAACGCCGCCCGCCGGGCCATACCCAGAGACAACTGGTCCGGCAGATAGTGGCCATAGCCCTTCAGCCCCACACTGGCCAGGTGCGCTTGCGCTTCCTCATGGTTCGCTCCCGCCAACCGTAGATTGGCATTCAGAGTCCGCCAGGGCAGCAACCGATGTTCCTGAAACAGGTAACCCACCCGGAGTTTTTCACGACCAATAATGGCTTCCGCCGGAATGGTTTTATCCAGCCCGGCGATGGCGTTTAACAGGGTCGTTTTGCCAATCCCCGACGGCCCCAACAGGCAGATGCGGTCACCCCGCTCTATCGTGGCAAACACTTCCCCCAGCACCGGCTGGCCAAAACTGCGGCCGGCGATCTGCAGTTCAAGCATGGGCGGCCTCCGGCTGACGCCAGCGGCTGGAGCGGCGCTCGAGGGGCTGCAGGATGGCCAGTTCGATGAGCTGGACCACGGCAATAAATGCCAGGCTGTAGGCGAGGATGGCGGCTACATCGAATACCTGGAAGGCCATGTGTAGCTGGAAACCGATGCCATCCGAGCGGCCCAGTAGTTCCACCACCAGAACAATTTTCCAGATCAGTGCCAGCCCACCGCGGGTAGCGGCCATGAGATAGGGAAACAGTTGCGGCACCCAGACCTCGCGAAACCGCTGCCAGCGAGTAAAGTCGTAGACGGTGGCCATTTCTTCGAGGCGGTAATCCAGGCTTCGCGCCCCTTCGCGGACAGTCACCGCAACATTGGGCACCTTATTGATGACCACCGCCATCACCGCGGCCACCTCCACCAGGCCGAACCAGACGTACATCAGAATGATGGTGACCAGCGCCGGCAGATTGAGCAGCAGTACCAGCAGGGGGTCAAACAGAGCGTTGGTGGTTTTTGACCTGCCCATGACCACACCAATTGCAGTACCGACGAACATGGCTAGGGTAAAGGCCACGATAACGCGCCCCAGTGTGGCACTCAGATGGTGCCAGAGTTCGCCGGAGGCAGCCTCCAGCATCAGGGTATCGAGAACGTTCAGGGGTGTGGGTAACAAGGGTGACTGGAGCAACCAGGCAGCCACCCCCCAAAGCAGGACGAACGCGGGCAATACCACCCAATAGCTCCAGGCCGGGGGGCGACCGGAGCGATTGCTCACGGCTGCCTCCGGTAGAAAAGTCCTGCCGGCATCAGGTTGTCAGCTTCGGCCCCGGTCAGTACCAGCAATCGATGCAAATCAGCAATCCGCTGATCCGTTTGTGGAGCGGGTTTCCCTGCGATAAATCCTTCCTTCAGCACCTGAAACACCCCCTCTTCGGGATTACCCATCAGAGGCCGCAGCCGCTGCCAGTGAGATTCGTCGTCCGCCAGTTCCATCTTCGCCTGGCTCAAGGAGGCGGCAAAACGATCAATCAGCGCGCCATGGCCCTCAGCCCAATCAGCCGGAAACACATATCCCAGAACCGGCAGCTTGCGGTCCAGATCCATCGCGGTCAGCAAGTCTGCCATGCCGAACGCGGAGCGCCAGCCGCCCTCACCCCGCAGGCGGGCCGCAAAATGCCAGTAGGTGACGATCACATCCACCTGGCCCCGCTTCAATGCCTGGCTCAGCAGGGGTGGTGCCGCGAACTGGACGCTGGCGGACTTATCCAGGTTGACCCCTTGCTGCCCGGCAACCTTCAGGAGCAGTATCCAGCCCTTGCTGTCTGGCCCGCCAGCGACGCCGATCCGTTTGCCGACAAGATCCGGGACAGCGCGAATACCGGAGCCCTCTGCCACCACAATTTCCCCAATCCTGGAAGAGAACGGCACATACAGGTAGGGGGTGTCTGCCTGAAACCGGGACTGTGCCCACAGGAGATCGGCCACCGCGCCATTCACGGAGCCACTGGTCACTGCCAGGCGGGAGGCTGGAAGATTGGCCACCAGTTTCAGTTCAAGCCGATAGCCGTTCTGTCGGTCCAGGCCCTGGTGCAGGATATGGTCCAGCTCCCAGTGGGCGGTGCCGAACTGCAGCACGCTGACGGAAAGCGCGGGTAACGGTGTGGCAGCTTCGTCCCCGGCGTGGGCGAGTCCCGCCAACAAAAATACGAGAAGCAGAGCCCGCATCGTCAGCCGGATGGACCGGGCACTGGCTGCAAATGGGTCGGGAGCATGCTTTGTTATTGGTTGTAGGTTCATCCTTCCACGATACGAAGCCCGCCGCCGCGCAAGAATAGTACTTTGGTGCCTGTTTTTTGGTGCGATGGTCGCATTCAACCTGAGGCGCAGATAGCGTGTAATGAAACCATCACAATAATAATCAGAGGATCACCTCCGATTCCGGAGATTCTCTGCACAGGAGGCCGCTATGC
Above is a genomic segment from Marinobacter panjinensis containing:
- a CDS encoding ABC transporter permease; translation: MSNRSGRPPAWSYWVVLPAFVLLWGVAAWLLQSPLLPTPLNVLDTLMLEAASGELWHHLSATLGRVIVAFTLAMFVGTAIGVVMGRSKTTNALFDPLLVLLLNLPALVTIILMYVWFGLVEVAAVMAVVINKVPNVAVTVREGARSLDYRLEEMATVYDFTRWQRFREVWVPQLFPYLMAATRGGLALIWKIVLVVELLGRSDGIGFQLHMAFQVFDVAAILAYSLAFIAVVQLIELAILQPLERRSSRWRQPEAAHA
- a CDS encoding ABC transporter permease encodes the protein MKAAHYWHCFAGIQTREWLRFWQQRTRFASALVRPLLWLVVFAAGFRAVLGISIIPPYQTYITYETYIAPGLCGMIILFNSMQGALSMVYDRELGSMRVLLMSPLPRPFLLVTKLLAMGVVSVGQVYVFLLLALLVDVEPPLWGYLAVLPALILTSLMLGALGLLIATWIKQLENFAGVMNFVIFPMFFMSSALYPLWRMNEASPWLYWICQFNPFTHAVEAIRFSLYLEWNPMAFGITASVTVVFALLATTGFRPQRTKILGTSKPA
- the pedF gene encoding cytochrome c-550 PedF; this translates as MSVSFSLKAMVAAGLLATAGFAMSHGDVTPQEVDTGSLPDLGKEALTENPFREGNEHGDKHAEAVKVGKSGYAGNCAVCHGIEAMSGGLTPDLRELSEWDDEYFIGRVMNGTGRGMPSFKDNLDQTAIWAIKTYVESVPPPQ
- a CDS encoding ABC transporter ATP-binding protein; protein product: MTIEARNLSFRYGDKPVLKEVSFKLTSGGFHALLGPNGAGKSTLFGLLTRLLALQQGDILMAGQSLKNQPAEAMRKIGVVFQQNALDLDLTVRQNLLYHAALHGLSRKEARLRGDRELTRFQLLERANEPVRKLNGGHRRRVEIARALLHEPSVLLLDEPTVGLDVASRRGLNDHVRVLCDSDGLTVLWATHLIEEVRPEDRVLILHEGKLLADGAGHDICEAEGTRDLAETFHTLTGAG
- a CDS encoding ABC transporter substrate-binding protein encodes the protein MRALLLVFLLAGLAHAGDEAATPLPALSVSVLQFGTAHWELDHILHQGLDRQNGYRLELKLVANLPASRLAVTSGSVNGAVADLLWAQSRFQADTPYLYVPFSSRIGEIVVAEGSGIRAVPDLVGKRIGVAGGPDSKGWILLLKVAGQQGVNLDKSASVQFAAPPLLSQALKRGQVDVIVTYWHFAARLRGEGGWRSAFGMADLLTAMDLDRKLPVLGYVFPADWAEGHGALIDRFAASLSQAKMELADDESHWQRLRPLMGNPEEGVFQVLKEGFIAGKPAPQTDQRIADLHRLLVLTGAEADNLMPAGLFYRRQP
- a CDS encoding YVTN family beta-propeller repeat protein; protein product: MKNAFKIAALAAAIGLSGPALASLAYISNEKDNTLSVIDTETNEVVDTIEVGARPRGILLSKDYTKLYICASDDDTVQVLDLATRKIVDTLPSGEDPEQFALHPNNRHLYIANEDDAIVTVVDVETKDVLAQIDVGVEPEGMAVSPDGKWAVNTSETSSMLHWINTETFEIDKNTVVGQRPRHVEFTKDSKIAWASAEIGGTVHIFNVDNIEEIKQIDFQIKGVPQDRVQPVGIELTSDGKYAFVALGPSNHVAVVDAQTYEVLDYLLVGARVWQLDLDKDEKFLYTTNGVSSDVSVIDVEELKVIKSIKVGRFPWGVVIDPTS
- a CDS encoding ABC transporter substrate-binding protein: MHTEKAATMISKGRLLVTSVLCSWLLAPAAAIAIEVRIGYIQWVPDQGPVLSNVTPEPEDAGLRGAELGIADNNATGKFLDQRYAVESVIASDEEGALAALDGMLKNGIDLLVARVPADTLQAMARKADGKALLFNAGASDDSLRISECQPNLLHTIPSYAMLTDALAQWLNMRRWKEVFLITGPTEQDKAWADAFRRASKRFGLDIIADKPWTFDSDLRRTASKELPTFTQASDYDAVVVADVRGDFGEYVPFNTWLPRPVVGTQGMGPEAWHRVVEAWGAAQLQNRFRELAGREMNSEDYAAWAAIRSIGTTVTGLGKAGHSNIREYLFSDDFQLAAFKGRKLTYRPWNGQLRQPIPLVHPQGLVATPPLEGFLHPDSELDTLGYDKPESDCRIH
- a CDS encoding ATP-binding cassette domain-containing protein, producing MLELQIAGRSFGQPVLGEVFATIERGDRICLLGPSGIGKTTLLNAIAGLDKTIPAEAIIGREKLRVGYLFQEHRLLPWRTLNANLRLAGANHEEAQAHLASVGLKGYGHYLPDQLSLGMARRAALARCLAVKPDLLLLDEPFASLDPVMAGELKTLIAGILDGNPGMAMICVTHDGGDAEILANRLWYLDGKPARLQWDDRVGEPGLIDGLLGKLRRLDLADS